The proteins below are encoded in one region of Delphinus delphis chromosome 4, mDelDel1.2, whole genome shotgun sequence:
- the ADAMTS1 gene encoding A disintegrin and metalloproteinase with thrombospondin motifs 1 yields the protein MGNTARRSRGSQPAPVLLRLLLAAASALLVVPGVRGRPTEEDEELVLLAPESDPGHRTTHLRLDAFGRQLLLELQPDRGFLAPGFTLQTVGRRPGPDASRSDPVGDLAHCFYSGTVNGDPSSAAALSLCEGVRGAFYLQGEEYFIQPAPAAAAEEEPPTRPQFHLLRRRRRGGGGARCGVLDDETQLAGGAGSEDEHATAQGPPRDRATQRMGQPTGTRSLRKKRFVSSPRYVETMLVADQSMAEFHGSGLKHYLLTLFSVAARLYKHPSIRNSVSLVVVKILVIYEEQKGPEVTSNAALTLRNFCNWQKQHNPPSDRDAEHYDTAILFTRQDLCGAQTCDTLGMADVGTVCDPSRSCSVIEDDGLQAAFTTAHELGHVFNMPHDDAKQCASVNGVNRDSHMMASMLSNLDRSQPWSPCSAYMITSFLDNDHGECLMDKPQSPIQLPSDLPGTLYDANRQCQFTFGDESKHCPDAASTCTTLWCTGTSGGLLVCQTKHFPWADGTSCGEGKWCVNGKCVNKTDKKHFDTPVHGSWGPWGPWGDCSRTCGGGVQYTMRECDNPVPKNGGKYCEGKRVRYRSCNIEDCPENNGKTFREEQCEAHNEFSKASFGSGPAVEWTPKYAGVSPKDRCKLICQAKGIGYFFVLQPKVVDGTPCSPDSTSVCVQGQCVKAGCDRIIDSKKKFDKCGICGGNGSTCKKISGSVTSAKPGYHDIVTIPTGATNIEVKQRNQRGSRNNGSYLAIKAADGTYILNGDFTLSTLEQDITYKGSVLRYSGSSAALERIRSFSPLKEPLTIQVLTVGNALRPKIKYTYFVKKKKESFNAIPTFSEWVIEEWGECSKSCGQGVQRRLVECRDLNGQPASECAKEVKPASTRPCADLPCPLWQLGDWSPCSKTCGKGYKKRTLQCLSHDGGVLSHESCDPLKKPKHYIDFCTMAECS from the exons ATGGGGAACACGGCGCGACGGTCTCGCGGCTCGCAGCCTGCGCCCGTGCTGCTGCGGCTGCTGCTCGCCGCGGCCTCAGCGCTGCTGGTCGTGCCGGGCGTGCGCGGGCGCCCCACCGAGGAAGACGAGGAGCTGGTGCTGCTGGCACCGGAGAGCGACCCAGGACACAGGACCACGCACCTCCGCCTGGACGCCTTCGGCCGGCAGCTGCTGCTGGAGCTGCAGCCGGACCGCGGCTTCCTGGCCCCCGGCTTCACGCTCCAGACGGTGGGGCGCAGACCCGGGCCCGACGCGTCGCGTTCTGATCCCGTTGGCGACCTGGCGCACTGCTTCTACTCTGGCACGGTGAACGGCGACCCCAGCTCCGCCGCTGCACTCAGCCTCTGCGAGGGCGTGCGCGGCGCCTTCTACCTGCAGGGCGAGGAGTACTTCATCCAGCCCGCGCCCGCCGCCGCAGCCGAGGAGGAGCCTCCGACGCGGCCCCAGTTCCATCTCTTGCGGCGGAGGCGGCGGGGTGGCGGCGGCGCCAGGTGCGGGGTCCTGGACGACGAGACGCAGCTCGCGGGGGGAGCGGGGTCGGAGGACGAGCACGCCACGGCGCAGGGGCCGCCGCGGGACCGAGCGACACAACGCATGGGACAGCCAACAG GAACTAGAAGCCTAAGAAAGAAGCGATTTGTGTCCAGCCCCCGCTATGTGGAAACTATGCTTGTGGCCGACCAGTCCATGGCAGAGTTCCACGGCAGTGGGCTAAAGCACTACCTTCTCACCTTGTTCTCGGTGGCGGCCCGGTTATACAAACACCCCAGCATTCGGAATTCAGTTAGCCTGGTGGTAGTGAAGATCCTGGTCATCTATGAGGAACAGAAGGGGCCAGAAGTGACTTCCAACGCTGCCCTCACTCTGCGGAACTTCTGCAACTGGCAAAAGCAGCACAACCCGCCCAGTGACCGGGATGCAGAGCACTATGACACTGCGATTCTTTTCACCAGACAG GACCTGTGTGGCGCCCAGACATGTGATACTCTTGGGATGGCAGATGTTGGAACTGTATGTGATCCCAGCAGAAGCTGCTCGGTCATAGAGGATGACGGCTTACAAGCTGCCTTCACCACAGCCCACGAATTAG GCCATGTGTTTAACATGCCACATGATGATGCAAAGCAATGTGCCAGCGTTAATGGTGTCAACCGGGATTCCCACATGATGGCGTCAATGCTTTCCAATTTGGACCGCAGCCAACCCTGGTCTCCTTGCAGTGCTTACATGATTACATCATTTCTGGATAATGATCATG GCGAATGTTTGATGGACAAGCCCCAGAGCCCCATACAGCTCCCCTCTGATCTCCCCGGGACCTTGTACGATGCCAACCGGCAGTGCCAGTTTACATTTGGGGATGAGTCCAAACACTGCCCGGACGCGGCCAGCACATGCACGACCCTCTGGTGCACAGGCACCTCTGGCGGATTGCTGGTGTGCCAGACCAAACACTTCCCCTGGGCCGACGGCACCAGCTGTGGAGAAGGGAAATGGTGTGTCAACGGCAAGTGTGTGAACAAGACTGACAAGAAGCATTTTGAT ACTCCTGTTCACGGAAGCTGGGGTCCGTGGGGGCCCTGGGGAGACTGTTCAAGAACGTGTGGCGGAGGAGTTCAGTATACGATGAGGGAGTGCGACAACCCAGTCCCAAAGAACGGAGGGAAGTACTGCGAGGGCAAGCGCGTGCGCTACAGGTCCTGCAATATTGAGGACTGTCCAGAGAATAATG GAAAAACCTTTAGAGAGGAACAGTGTGAGGCACACAATGAATTCTCCAAAGCTTCCTTTGGGAGCGGGCCCGCAGTGGAGTGGACACCCAAGTACGCAGGAGTCTCACCCAAGGACAGGTGCAAGCTCATCTGTCAAGCCAAAGGCATTGGCTACTTCTTCGTTTTGCAGCCCAAG GTGGTAGATGGCACTCCTTGTAGCCCAGATTCCACCTCTGTCTGCGTGCAAGGACAGTGTGTAAAAGCTGGTTGTGATCGCATCATAGACTCCAAAAAGAAGTTCGATAAATGTGGCATTTGTGGAGGAAATGGATCTACATGCAAGAAAATATCAGGATCAGTTACTAGTGCAAA ACCTGGCTACCACGATATCGTCACAATTCCAACCGGAGCCACAAACATTGAAGTGAAACAACGGAATCAGAGGGGATCCAGAAATAATGGAAGCTACCTTGCCATCAAAGCTGCCGATGGCACATATATCCTGAATGGCGACTTCACCTTGTCCACTTTAGAGCAAGACATCACGTACAAAGGTAGTGTCTTGAGATACAGTGGCTCCTCTGCAGCGTTGGAAAGAATTAGAAGCTTTAGCCCTCTCAAGGAGCCCTTAACCATCCAAGTCCTGACAGTGGGCAATGCCCTTCGACCGAAAATTAAATACACCTATTTcgtgaagaagaagaaggaatctTTCAACGCCATCCCTACTTTCTCCGAATGGGTCATTGAAGAGTGGGGCGAATGTTCCAAGTCATGTGGACAGGGTGTGCAGAGAAGGCTGGTGGAGTGCCGAGACCTCAACGGGCAGCCCGCTTCAGAGTGTGCAAAGGAAGTGAAGCCAGCCAGCACCAGACCTTGTGCGGACCTGCCTTGTCCCCTCTGGCAGCTGGGGGATTGGTCGCCATGTTCCAAGACTTGCGGGAAGGGTTACAAAAAGAGAACCTTGCAGTGTCTGTCCCATGATGGAGGTGTGTTATCTCATGAGAGCTGCGATCCTTTAAAGAAACCTAAACATTACATAGACTTTTGCACAATGGCAGAATGCAGTTAA